In candidate division KSB1 bacterium, a single genomic region encodes these proteins:
- a CDS encoding S8 family peptidase, giving the protein MKNYLVSFCLLLIAGATAVSASEKVWIFFEDKGPALKKSGWTRVAAELSERAKSRRAKVTPTGRRLVDQTDRPVYQPYLNKLTEFDIQPVVVSRWLNAASVRVSPEQKQKLLSETFISHIQPVLRGRRKPVAAKPLSKSLKSMRTLYEYGPSLTQNELINVPETHTLGLTGKDVLIGVFDSGFKTDLPVFEHLNIVDTRDFIYGDNIVENESVDVSSQHNHGTSVLSLIGGFHENWLIAPAFEASFLLAKTEDIKSETEVEEDFWIAAAEWAEQQGADIITTSLGYIDWYEPSDADGDTAPITRAADLAVKKGIVVIASAGNEGNDPWTIVTPPADGDSVIAVGAVDLNGMIAGFSSRGPTADGRIKPDVVAMGSNCTLVRASGAYSNNGSGTSYAAPQVAAAVALILQAHPELTPMQVRQALVTTADRFTRPDNIYGFGLIDVLKAVKAFGPVAGLPDTTSFVSQYPNPFYPFQHGSAKFMIDAKSQIPVTIDIHNILGQKIASLHEPGVLGAGQVLMWTPERTPANGIYIYRVKLGDQTSTGKFTVLRKQR; this is encoded by the coding sequence ATGAAGAACTATCTTGTATCTTTCTGTCTGCTGTTGATCGCAGGTGCTACCGCTGTTTCCGCTTCTGAAAAAGTCTGGATTTTTTTCGAGGACAAAGGGCCGGCTTTGAAAAAGAGCGGGTGGACGCGGGTGGCAGCTGAATTGTCAGAGCGGGCCAAATCCCGCCGGGCCAAGGTCACTCCGACCGGCAGACGGCTGGTGGATCAAACCGATCGTCCGGTGTATCAGCCGTATTTGAACAAACTGACCGAGTTTGATATCCAGCCCGTAGTGGTTTCCCGCTGGCTGAACGCGGCCAGCGTCCGGGTTTCACCGGAACAGAAACAAAAACTGCTTTCTGAAACATTTATTTCTCATATTCAGCCGGTTCTGCGCGGCCGCCGCAAACCGGTCGCCGCAAAACCGTTGTCCAAATCTCTGAAATCGATGCGTACATTGTACGAATACGGTCCCTCGTTGACCCAGAATGAACTCATCAACGTGCCGGAAACTCATACACTCGGATTGACAGGCAAAGATGTGCTGATCGGGGTGTTTGATTCAGGATTTAAAACCGATTTGCCGGTGTTTGAACATCTGAATATTGTAGACACCCGTGATTTTATTTACGGGGATAATATTGTAGAAAATGAATCTGTGGATGTATCCAGTCAGCACAATCACGGCACGTCGGTGCTGTCGCTGATCGGCGGGTTTCACGAAAACTGGCTGATCGCCCCTGCGTTTGAAGCTTCATTCCTGCTGGCCAAGACGGAAGATATAAAAAGCGAAACCGAGGTTGAAGAAGATTTTTGGATTGCAGCGGCTGAATGGGCCGAGCAGCAGGGCGCAGATATTATTACCACCAGTCTCGGCTATATTGACTGGTACGAACCCTCTGATGCGGACGGGGATACGGCGCCCATTACCCGGGCTGCAGATCTGGCCGTGAAAAAAGGAATTGTTGTGATTGCCTCGGCGGGCAATGAAGGTAACGATCCCTGGACGATCGTTACCCCGCCTGCGGACGGCGACAGCGTGATTGCCGTCGGTGCTGTTGACCTGAACGGAATGATTGCCGGATTCAGCTCAAGAGGTCCGACCGCGGACGGGCGTATCAAACCGGATGTGGTGGCCATGGGATCGAACTGCACTCTGGTGAGAGCGAGCGGCGCCTATTCGAACAACGGCTCCGGAACCAGTTACGCCGCGCCTCAGGTCGCTGCAGCCGTTGCGTTAATTTTGCAGGCGCATCCGGAACTGACGCCCATGCAGGTTCGTCAGGCCCTGGTGACCACAGCCGACCGGTTTACCCGGCCGGATAATATTTACGGATTTGGATTGATTGATGTGCTCAAAGCTGTCAAAGCCTTTGGGCCTGTTGCGGGATTGCCGGATACCACGTCATTTGTCAGTCAATACCCGAATCCTTTTTATCCCTTTCAGCACGGAAGCGCAAAATTTATGATTGACGCCAAATCACAAATACCGGTTACGATTGATATACACAATATTCTGGGTCAAAAAATTGCATCCTTACATGAACCCGGTGTGCTCGGAGCAGGCCAGGTTTTGATGTGGACACCTGAGCGTACGCCTGCCAATGGTATTTATATTTACCGGGTCAAACTGGGCGATCAGACATCCACTGGAAAATTTACAGTATTAAGAAAGCAAAGGTGA
- a CDS encoding RNA methyltransferase has protein sequence MIKKLTFEEIQEKQPDLERLRTLERCPVVVIADNIRSLHNVGALFRTSDAVRLQHLYLCGITGQPPRDEIRKTSLGAEESVPWSYVPDANPLIATLKQQGYQIVALEHTNSSCDFRRPIYRFPVCLLIGHEYQGVGQSLLDKADAAVEIPMHGIKQSLNVSVAYGVMIYELLRQYEQLSDIHEYD, from the coding sequence ATGATAAAAAAGCTGACGTTTGAAGAAATACAGGAAAAACAACCCGACCTGGAGCGTTTACGCACCCTGGAGCGCTGTCCGGTCGTCGTGATTGCGGATAATATACGCAGTCTGCATAACGTCGGAGCTTTGTTCCGCACCAGCGATGCGGTGCGTCTGCAGCATCTGTATTTGTGCGGAATCACCGGACAACCACCGCGCGATGAAATTCGAAAAACAAGTCTGGGCGCCGAGGAATCCGTTCCCTGGAGTTATGTCCCTGATGCGAATCCGCTTATTGCCACGTTGAAACAGCAGGGATATCAGATTGTTGCCCTTGAACATACGAATTCAAGCTGTGATTTCCGCCGGCCGATTTATCGGTTCCCGGTCTGCCTGTTGATCGGTCACGAATATCAGGGCGTGGGGCAATCCCTGCTGGACAAAGCCGATGCCGCGGTTGAAATCCCCATGCACGGCATAAAGCAGTCCCTGAATGTTTCCGTTGCGTATGGGGTGATGATCTATGAGCTTTTAAGACAATATGAACAACTATCGGATATACATGAATATGATTAA
- a CDS encoding patatin-like phospholipase family protein, producing MALGGGGARGFAHLGVLRVLEREKIPIDRIVGTSMGAIVGAMYAQSGSIENVISNFQQYLEQNRSDPPARKEKKNKKSESQRWFDTLATRFRDQVLLGKGSKKTHLDPEDMIFALEILLREQPIEETRIPFAAVATDVLTGDEVILSSGPITSAVAASSALPGVLPPVEYEGKLLIDGAATSSVPVRAAKKLIKHKKIIASDVSAELSEKPRLDNAVDIVMRNSRITSKYYRDELVKEADVLIQPQVGNFHWSHFDHLQEFIRQGEKAAEIKLSEIRRAARWF from the coding sequence TTGGCCCTCGGGGGAGGCGGGGCAAGAGGGTTTGCACATCTCGGGGTGTTGCGGGTTCTGGAGCGCGAAAAGATACCTATCGATCGAATCGTGGGCACCAGCATGGGAGCAATTGTCGGCGCCATGTACGCGCAGTCCGGTTCCATTGAAAACGTGATATCCAATTTTCAGCAATATCTGGAGCAAAACAGATCCGACCCCCCGGCCCGGAAAGAAAAAAAGAATAAAAAAAGCGAATCACAGCGCTGGTTTGACACTCTCGCCACCCGGTTCCGGGACCAGGTGCTGCTGGGCAAGGGGTCCAAAAAGACTCATCTGGATCCCGAAGATATGATATTTGCTCTGGAAATTTTGCTGCGGGAACAGCCGATCGAAGAAACCCGGATTCCCTTCGCGGCCGTGGCCACCGATGTATTGACCGGCGATGAAGTGATACTCAGTAGCGGACCCATAACATCTGCGGTTGCAGCCAGTTCTGCACTGCCCGGTGTGCTGCCGCCTGTGGAATATGAAGGCAAACTGCTGATTGACGGAGCGGCAACCTCTTCCGTACCTGTACGTGCCGCCAAAAAGTTAATCAAACACAAAAAAATTATTGCCTCTGATGTATCCGCAGAGCTGTCCGAAAAGCCCCGACTGGACAACGCCGTCGATATCGTCATGCGCAATTCCCGAATCACATCAAAGTACTACCGGGATGAACTCGTCAAAGAAGCAGATGTCCTGATACAGCCGCAGGTGGGTAATTTTCACTGGTCTCACTTTGATCACTTGCAGGAATTTATCCGACAGGGTGAAAAAGCAGCGGAAATAAAACTTTCCGAAATCCGTCGCGCTGCACGCTGGTTCTGA